The following coding sequences lie in one Spinacia oleracea cultivar Varoflay chromosome 1, BTI_SOV_V1, whole genome shotgun sequence genomic window:
- the LOC110793789 gene encoding E3 ubiquitin-protein ligase AIRP2 isoform X1 has product MWQKQQPSKSSYRESIKALEADIQHANNLAASLPRDYCGDSVQMKLSYSPLAPFFIYLIELMDYSCTDTLPTFLGLHHILLYKVYVDGMPTMSSQEKKASLREFYAVIYPSLMLLEGNLIESEEGKKRTRSSDILSRNRVDDKRKLLDDDFERDDECGICMEPGTKMVLPTCGHSLCISCFQDWSSRSRSCPFCRGSLKRVDSKDLWVLTNNHEVVDSITIARENLTRFYLYIESLPLATPDAHFFMYDYMI; this is encoded by the exons ATGTGGCAGAAGCAGCAGCCTAGCAAATCTTCCTACAGAGAATCAATCAAAGCTCTTGAAGCTGATATACAACATGCCAATAATCT GGCAGCTTCTCTTCCAAGGGACTATTGTGGGGATAGTGTTCAAATGAAACTATCTTACAGTCCTTTGGCACCCTTTTTCATATATTTGATAGAATTGATGGATTATAGTTGTACAGATACCCTCCCTACTTTTTTGGGACTGCATCACATTTTATTATACAAG GTATATGTTGATGGAATGCCAACAATGTCATCCCAAGAAAAGAAGGCTTCTTTAAGGGAATTCTATG CTGTTATATACCCGTCGCTTATGCTGTTAGAAGGTAATCTGATTGAATCAGAAGAAGGTAAGAAAAGAACTCGGAGCTCGGATATTTTGAGCAGAAATAGAGTAGATGACAAGAGGAAACTTCTGGATGATGATTTCGAGAGGGATGATGAGTGCGGGATTTGCATGGAGCCTGGCACGAAGATGGTGTTACCCACCTGCGGACATTCCTTATGCATTAGTTGCTTTCAGGATTG GAGTTCAAGATCGCGGTCCTGCCCATTCTGCCGGGGAAGCCTAAAGCGGGTTGACTCTAAAGACCTGTGGGTTCTCACGAACAACCACGAGGTTGTTGACTCGATCACCATAGCAAGAGAGAATCTAACCCGTTTCTACTTATACATTGAAAGCCTTCCACTTGCAACACCTGATGCCCATTTCTTCATGTATGATTACATGATATAA
- the LOC110793789 gene encoding E3 ubiquitin-protein ligase AIRP2 isoform X2: MPIISSLPRDYCGDSVQMKLSYSPLAPFFIYLIELMDYSCTDTLPTFLGLHHILLYKVYVDGMPTMSSQEKKASLREFYAVIYPSLMLLEGNLIESEEGKKRTRSSDILSRNRVDDKRKLLDDDFERDDECGICMEPGTKMVLPTCGHSLCISCFQDWSSRSRSCPFCRGSLKRVDSKDLWVLTNNHEVVDSITIARENLTRFYLYIESLPLATPDAHFFMYDYMI, encoded by the exons ATGCCAATAATCT CTTCTCTTCCAAGGGACTATTGTGGGGATAGTGTTCAAATGAAACTATCTTACAGTCCTTTGGCACCCTTTTTCATATATTTGATAGAATTGATGGATTATAGTTGTACAGATACCCTCCCTACTTTTTTGGGACTGCATCACATTTTATTATACAAG GTATATGTTGATGGAATGCCAACAATGTCATCCCAAGAAAAGAAGGCTTCTTTAAGGGAATTCTATG CTGTTATATACCCGTCGCTTATGCTGTTAGAAGGTAATCTGATTGAATCAGAAGAAGGTAAGAAAAGAACTCGGAGCTCGGATATTTTGAGCAGAAATAGAGTAGATGACAAGAGGAAACTTCTGGATGATGATTTCGAGAGGGATGATGAGTGCGGGATTTGCATGGAGCCTGGCACGAAGATGGTGTTACCCACCTGCGGACATTCCTTATGCATTAGTTGCTTTCAGGATTG GAGTTCAAGATCGCGGTCCTGCCCATTCTGCCGGGGAAGCCTAAAGCGGGTTGACTCTAAAGACCTGTGGGTTCTCACGAACAACCACGAGGTTGTTGACTCGATCACCATAGCAAGAGAGAATCTAACCCGTTTCTACTTATACATTGAAAGCCTTCCACTTGCAACACCTGATGCCCATTTCTTCATGTATGATTACATGATATAA
- the LOC110793806 gene encoding two-component response regulator ARR11 isoform X1 has product MGMEHGFSTPRTDTFPAGLRVLVVDDDPTWLKILEKMLKKCCYEVTTCGLAREALRLLRDRKDGFDIVISDVNMPDMDGFRLLEHVGLEMDLPVIMMSVDGETSRVMKGVQHGACDYLLKPIRMKELKNIWQHVLRKRMHDVRDIECFEDRSGTDRSHDGPYGVDQSFLKKRKDVDNEKESSDPSSSKKARVVWAVELHQKFVKAVNQLGIDSDKIGPKKILDLMDVPWLTRENVASHLQKYRLYLSRLREEGKLESSKGGGMLNQDLLSPKESSGSFSLQNSSFGQQNDITSKYVYQGTPVLPVQTVTSDPPENNPETEHIIPFSIENCASHTSKNSQLSLNHTYGSMDMSKHPSFDSPASGQYPWNRDVPDHLTFEPEFKLQPKMESCTFNQPTVPVLQQHISSDSPEQHISSGPSISKSNNIGLIDIKPLNVKECDNDTRKLSLIESPLGSFSVSNTDVYGSVFDLKNNNFSQGVDGFKEQPLFERSLQSIPIHSESHHLLDAQVLEPCFDATMGIMKKQISCQNSIIDQTNVTGSASDLRNQVLGSESAASGLLSEDLMFRWLQYGDVTSKDFGMDYIGYTGCNFSDYGSETLLPPYVSKLDPEYLLDWA; this is encoded by the exons ATGGGTATGGAACACGGGTTTTCGACACCGAGAACTGATACATTTCCTGCTGGATTGAGGGTGttggttgttgatgatgatccaACTTGGTTGAAAATTCTTGAAAAGATGCTCAAGAAGTGCTGTTATGAAG TGACTACTTGTGGGTTAGCTCGTGAGGCTTTGAGGTTGCTTCGGGATAGAAAAGATGGATTTGACATCGTCATAAGTGATGTCAACATGCCTGACATGGATGGCTTCAGACTTCTCGAGCATGTTGGACTTGAGATGGATCTTCCTGTGATAA TGATGTCTGTGGATGGGGAAACAAGCAGGGTGATGAAAGGTGTTCAGCATGGAGCATGTGATTACCTGCTCAAACCTATACGAATGAAGGAGCTTAAGAACATATGGCAGCATGTTTTGAGGAAGAGAATGCATGATGTCAGAGATATTGAATGCTTCGAAGATAGAAGTGGAACAGACCGTTCTCATGATGGACCCTATGGAGTTGACCAAAGTTttttaaagaaaagaaaagacgTTGACAATGAAAAAGAATCAAGTGACCCTTCAAGCTCAAAGAAAGCTCGAGTTGTTTGGGCTGTGGAGCTTCACCAAAAGTTTGTGAAAGCTGTAAATCAGTTAGGAATCGACAGTGACA AAATCGGCCCTAAAAAGATACTAGACCTGATGGATGTTCCCTGGCTGACTAGAGAGAATGTTGCAAGCCATTTGCAG AAATACCGGCTTTATTTAAGCAGGCTACGCGAAGAAGGTAAATTGGAAAGCTCTAAAGGTGGTGGAATGCTGAATCAAGATCTTCTTTCTCCGAAAGAATCCAGTGGAAGTTTTAGTCTCCAGAACTCTAGTTTTGGGCAACAAAATGATATTACTAGCAAGTATGTTTATCAGGGAACTCCAGTTTTGCCTGTTCAGACTGTAACTTCAGACCCCCCTGAAAATAATCCAGAAACAGAGCACATAATACCTTTTAGCATTGAGAATTGTGCTTCTCACACATCTAAGAATTCACAGTTAAGCCTCAACCATACTTATGGGTCTATGGATATGAGCAAGCACCCATCATTCGACTCTCCTGCATCTGGTCAGTACCCTTGGAACAGAGATGTACCAGATCACCTAACATTTGAACCTGAGTTTAAGCTACAACCAAAAATGGAGAGTTGTACTTTCAACCAGCCAACAGTGCCTGTTTTGCAGCAGCATATCAGTTCTGATTCCCCCGAGCAGCATATCAGTTCTGGTCCGTCAATCAGCAAAAGCAACAACATAGGCCTCATTGATATCAAACCTTTGAATGTTAAGGAGTGTGACAATGATACAAGGAAACTATCCCTTATAGAAAGTCCACTTGGGTCATTCTCGGTGTCAAATACTGATGTTTATGGTAGTGTTTTTGACCTGAAGAACAACAACTTTAGTCAAGGAGTTGATGGGTTTAAGGAACAACCCTTGTTTGAAAGATCATTACAGTCAATTCCTATACATTCAGAGAGTCATCATCTGTTAGATGCACAAGTTTTAGAGCCCTGTTTCGATGCAACAATGGGGATTATGAAGAAACAGATTTCCTGTCAGAATAGCATAATTGATCAGACTAATGTAACAGGTTCTGCATCTGACCTGAGAAACCAAGTTTTAGGGAGTGAATCAGCAGCTTCTGGACTTCTAAGCGAGGATTTGATGTTTCGTTGGCTTCAATATGGTGATGTTACCTCCAAAGATTTTGGAATGGATTACATAGGTTACACAGGGTGCAATTTTTCAGATTATGGCTCTGAAACTCTTTTGCCACCTTATGTGTCAAAGTTGGATCCTGAATATCTGCTTGATTGGGCATAA
- the LOC110793806 gene encoding two-component response regulator ARR11 isoform X2 translates to MKGVQHGACDYLLKPIRMKELKNIWQHVLRKRMHDVRDIECFEDRSGTDRSHDGPYGVDQSFLKKRKDVDNEKESSDPSSSKKARVVWAVELHQKFVKAVNQLGIDSDKIGPKKILDLMDVPWLTRENVASHLQKYRLYLSRLREEGKLESSKGGGMLNQDLLSPKESSGSFSLQNSSFGQQNDITSKYVYQGTPVLPVQTVTSDPPENNPETEHIIPFSIENCASHTSKNSQLSLNHTYGSMDMSKHPSFDSPASGQYPWNRDVPDHLTFEPEFKLQPKMESCTFNQPTVPVLQQHISSDSPEQHISSGPSISKSNNIGLIDIKPLNVKECDNDTRKLSLIESPLGSFSVSNTDVYGSVFDLKNNNFSQGVDGFKEQPLFERSLQSIPIHSESHHLLDAQVLEPCFDATMGIMKKQISCQNSIIDQTNVTGSASDLRNQVLGSESAASGLLSEDLMFRWLQYGDVTSKDFGMDYIGYTGCNFSDYGSETLLPPYVSKLDPEYLLDWA, encoded by the exons ATGAAAGGTGTTCAGCATGGAGCATGTGATTACCTGCTCAAACCTATACGAATGAAGGAGCTTAAGAACATATGGCAGCATGTTTTGAGGAAGAGAATGCATGATGTCAGAGATATTGAATGCTTCGAAGATAGAAGTGGAACAGACCGTTCTCATGATGGACCCTATGGAGTTGACCAAAGTTttttaaagaaaagaaaagacgTTGACAATGAAAAAGAATCAAGTGACCCTTCAAGCTCAAAGAAAGCTCGAGTTGTTTGGGCTGTGGAGCTTCACCAAAAGTTTGTGAAAGCTGTAAATCAGTTAGGAATCGACAGTGACA AAATCGGCCCTAAAAAGATACTAGACCTGATGGATGTTCCCTGGCTGACTAGAGAGAATGTTGCAAGCCATTTGCAG AAATACCGGCTTTATTTAAGCAGGCTACGCGAAGAAGGTAAATTGGAAAGCTCTAAAGGTGGTGGAATGCTGAATCAAGATCTTCTTTCTCCGAAAGAATCCAGTGGAAGTTTTAGTCTCCAGAACTCTAGTTTTGGGCAACAAAATGATATTACTAGCAAGTATGTTTATCAGGGAACTCCAGTTTTGCCTGTTCAGACTGTAACTTCAGACCCCCCTGAAAATAATCCAGAAACAGAGCACATAATACCTTTTAGCATTGAGAATTGTGCTTCTCACACATCTAAGAATTCACAGTTAAGCCTCAACCATACTTATGGGTCTATGGATATGAGCAAGCACCCATCATTCGACTCTCCTGCATCTGGTCAGTACCCTTGGAACAGAGATGTACCAGATCACCTAACATTTGAACCTGAGTTTAAGCTACAACCAAAAATGGAGAGTTGTACTTTCAACCAGCCAACAGTGCCTGTTTTGCAGCAGCATATCAGTTCTGATTCCCCCGAGCAGCATATCAGTTCTGGTCCGTCAATCAGCAAAAGCAACAACATAGGCCTCATTGATATCAAACCTTTGAATGTTAAGGAGTGTGACAATGATACAAGGAAACTATCCCTTATAGAAAGTCCACTTGGGTCATTCTCGGTGTCAAATACTGATGTTTATGGTAGTGTTTTTGACCTGAAGAACAACAACTTTAGTCAAGGAGTTGATGGGTTTAAGGAACAACCCTTGTTTGAAAGATCATTACAGTCAATTCCTATACATTCAGAGAGTCATCATCTGTTAGATGCACAAGTTTTAGAGCCCTGTTTCGATGCAACAATGGGGATTATGAAGAAACAGATTTCCTGTCAGAATAGCATAATTGATCAGACTAATGTAACAGGTTCTGCATCTGACCTGAGAAACCAAGTTTTAGGGAGTGAATCAGCAGCTTCTGGACTTCTAAGCGAGGATTTGATGTTTCGTTGGCTTCAATATGGTGATGTTACCTCCAAAGATTTTGGAATGGATTACATAGGTTACACAGGGTGCAATTTTTCAGATTATGGCTCTGAAACTCTTTTGCCACCTTATGTGTCAAAGTTGGATCCTGAATATCTGCTTGATTGGGCATAA
- the LOC110793814 gene encoding protein WVD2-like 7, with protein sequence MAESACLRRSFSQPSETPHDFSEGDPIRALGDSISFGRYMSENLAWEKWSTFSHNRYLEEAEKSSKPGSVAKMKAYFDAHYGKIGAKKQVAPEQAIDDSGFVESEIVSSSSSSSPALNPEMAFPIIHSTTNELRRSLSSPALIPETALPNICSTVGESPRNGDRNDIPNVETLLSVIVSSCDSSKTKGSQNEEASIVESSSSIDRNECPPEVQVYQCEDAEENDCITKSCIEIKVNPSTDALDSGIILTTPEREVTIEKEAKKDNLEPRSKQKPADSSLKTSKKSNLSKLSSSLARLASPVRPKKESSSLARLATPVQPKKEPSSLARLATPVQPKKEPSSLTRLATPVRPKKEGSGTFSNHKSTKESVEMKKPSLKLVQMSINANSEVKVMKKSTPASPKTGIGKVFTPLGKMIRQSFAHTPAPSTSRTPANSVSRHPSATPQSETRRSRIALEKSFASNRSLDQKLQSPSVRNMKSPAQCPVTFSPFSFRTEERVAKRREFFERLEKEAENRKILDDAKVKSRASFRKSSQSNATEDIRRSILSDKTKIPVARPLPPKSESKPSNNLVQGKSSQPPRSSVGSKPASANKLIPVTVPAKKKRHENASPNIL encoded by the exons ATGGCGGAATCAGCTTGTTTAAGGCGGTCATTTTCTCAACCTTCAGAAACCCCCCATGATTTTTCCGAG GGAGATCCAATTCGTGCACTAGGAGACTCTATATCATTTGGAAGATATATGTCGGAGAACTTGGCTTGGGAGAAATGGTCGACTTTTTCTCACAATCGTTATCTAGAAGAAGCAGAAAAGTCTTCCAAACCTGGATCTGTCGCCAAGATGAAAGCTTATTTTGATGCCCATTATGGGAAGATTGGTGCCAAGAAGCAGGTAGCCCCAGAGCAGGCAATTGATGATTCTGGTTTTGTTGAATCAGAAATTGTCTCCAGCTCGAGCTCGAGCTCACCTGCATTGAACCCAGAAATGGCATTTCCCATTATTCATTCAACTACCAATGAACTTCGAAGAAGCTTGAGCTCACCTGCACTGATTCCGGAAACAGCACTTCCGAATATTTGTTCAACTGTTGGAGAATCTCCAAGGAATGGGGATAGGAACGATATCCCCAATGTGGAGACTCTTCTGAGTGTCATTGTCAGTTCATGTGATTCTTCTAAAACCAAAGGATCACAAAACGAGGAGGCCAGTATTGTGGAATCAAGTTCGAGTATTGATCGCAATGAGTGCCCTCCTGAGGTTCAAGTTTACCAATGTGAAGATGCAGAAGAAAATGATTGCATCACTAAGAGTTGTATTGAGATCAAGGTAAACCCGTCCACAGATGCATTGGATAGTGGTATTATTCTGACCACCCCAGAGAGGGAGGTGACTATTGAG AAAGAAGCAAAAAAGGATAATTTGGAACCAAGAAGCAAGCAGAAACCAGCAGATTCATCACTGAAAACTTCAAAAAAGAGCAATCTGTCAAAGTTATCATCCTCTCTTGCTAGGCTTGCATCTCCAGTTCGGCCTAAAAAGGAATCATCTTCTCTTGCTAGGCTCGCAACTCCAGTTCAGCCCAAAAAGGAACCATCCTCTCTTGCTAGGCTTGCAACTCCAGTTCAGCCTAAAAAGGAACCATCCTCTCTTACTAGGCTTGCAACTCCAGTTCGGCCTAAAAAGGAAGGCAGTGGCACGTTTAGCAATCATAAGTCAACAAAAGAGTCTGTTGAGATGAAGAAACCAAGTTTGAAATTGGTTCAAATGTCAATCAATGCTAATTCCGAAGTCAAAGTAATGAAGAAATCTACTCCAGCTTCCCCTAAAACTGGAATAGGAAAGGTCTTTACTCCTCTGGGCAAGATGATAAGACAAAGCTTTGCCCACACACCAGCTCCAAGTACTAGTAGG ACACCCGCAAACAGCGTTTCACGACATCCGTCTGCAACTCCACAGTCAGAAACTAGGAG AAGCAGGATAGCTCTTGAGAAGTCATTTGCTAGTAATAGATCATTGGACCAGAAATTGCAGTCACCCTCTGTTAG GAATATGAAATCTCCTGCACAATGTCCTGTCACATTCTCTCCTTTCAGTTTTAGAACTGAAGAAAGAGTAGCAAAACGTAGAGAG TTTTTTGAAAGGTTGGAGAAGGAAGCAGAAAATCGGAAGATCCTTGATGATGCTAAG GTGAAATCAAGAGCTAGTTTCAGAAAATCATCTCAATCCAATGCTACAGAGGACATCAGAAGATCAATATTAAGTGATAAAACAAAG ATTCCTGTTGCACGACCACTACCACCAAAGTCCGAAAGTAAACCTTCTAATAACTTGGTGCAAGGCAAAAGCTCTCAGCCTCCTCGAAGTAGTGTTGGTTCAAAACCTGCTTCAGCAAACAAGTTGATTCCAGTCACTGTGCCCGCCAAGAAGAAGAGACATGAAAATGCTTCTCCGAACATCCTTTGA
- the LOC110793817 gene encoding APO protein 1, chloroplastic, whose amino-acid sequence MECCKVPISLTAGAMACSNQLLTVFKCPQGVHRGSHTERLQVQSRSVVCWRQKHKGDRSVKEERFSPKKPYRLKKEGLTQNVDLPPILPKNKKKPYPIPITEIQRMARENKKLAQMGIEKPLEPPDNGLLVPELIPVAHEVLFAWEGLIKGLAQLLHVIPVYACSECSEIHVAETGHQIQNCRGSSSNKRQGCHLWVKGSINDVLIAIESYHLFDPFGQRIKHETRFDYDRIPAIVELCIQAGVDLPGYPSRRRTNPIRTIGKKVIDRGGYLEDPTVSPRDTSALINYDTQGALFRFPPPNPSDLSVIAQETMDSYETVAKGLRKLMGKYSVKACGYCPEIHVGPWGHDAKLCGEFKHQWRDGKHGWQDATVDEVFPPNYVWHVRDPGGPPLRAELKRFYGKAPAVVEVCQQGGAVVPKKYKPMMRLDIVLPDSEEAGLVA is encoded by the exons ATGGAATGTTGTAAGGTTCCAATTTCTCTGACTGCAGGAGCCATGGCTTGTTCCAATCAGCTATTAACTGTCTTCAAGTGTCCG CAAGGTGTACATCGAGGGTCTCATACAGAAAGGTTACAAGTACAATCTCGGAGTGTTGTCTGTTGGAGGCAAAAGCATAAAGGAGATCGATCAGTGAAAGAAGAGAGATTTTCACCAAAAAAACCCTATCGGTTGAAAAAGGAAGGACTTACCCAGAATGTGGATCTTCCACCTATATTAccgaagaacaagaaaaaaccCTATCCGATCCCGATAACAGAGATCCAGAGGATGGCAAGGGAAAACAAGAAACTTGCTCAAATGGGTATAGAAAAGCCACTTGAACCTCCCGATAACGGGTTACTAGTCCCTGAACTAATTCCTGTTGCACACGAAGTTCTGTTTGCTTGGGAGGGTCTGATTAAAGGTCTTGCACAACTCTTGCACGTAATTCCAGTCTATGCGTGTAG CGAGTGCTCTGAAATCCATGTTGCTGAGACCGGGCATCAAATACAGAACTGCCGGGGCTCAAGCAGCAATAAGCGTCAAGGTTGTCACTTATGGGTTAAGGGGTCAATCAATGATGTGCTTATAGCCATCGAGTCATACCATCTCTTTGACCCTTTTGGCCAACGAATCAAGCATGAAACCAGGTTTGACTACGACCGGATCCCTGCCATTGTTGAACTCTGTATCCAAGCTGGTGTTGATTTACCAGGCTACCCTTCACGCCGGAGAACCAACCCCATACGAACCATTGGAAAGAAAGTGATTGACCGAGGTGGATACCTCGAGGATCCTACAGTTAGCCCTAGAGATACTTCGGCACTGATAAACTATGACACACAGGGTGCTCTGTTTCGGTTTCCACCACCAAACCCATCAGATTTGTCTGTGATTGCTCAAGAAACAATGGATTCATATGAAACTGTTGCAAAGggtttgaggaagttgatgGGGAAGTATTCTGTGAAAGCTTGTGGATATTGCCCGGAAATTCACGTGGGTCCGTGGGGCCACGATGCGAAGCTATGTGGGGAATTTAAGCATCAGTGGAGGGATGGGAAGCATGGTTGGCAAGATGCAACAGTTGATGAAGTATTCCCGCCGAACTACGTGTGGCACGTTAGAGATCCTGGTGGGCCGCCTTTGAGGGCTGAGCTTAAGCGGTTTTATGGGAAGGCGCCTGCTGTTGTTGAAGTTTGCCAGCAAGGCGGTGCCGTGGTTCCTAAGAAGTATAAACCCATGATGAGGCTTGATATTGTGCTTCCTGATAGTGAGGAAGCTGGCCTAGTTGCCTGA
- the LOC110793825 gene encoding protein HHL1, chloroplastic, which yields MEVGMSLNPLIRLPMKSNSRIIDETSSIIRHSFISTRTKFPKSNKGQHLQFVVEAKGKRGMTERQFKRPPPPPLPKIEDDGNPRFVIFIRMANVYLWYPLNLVTGGTTAKIMVAAKDNFLGKYIYKDTIARNLAAVVYRDEKGLIKIAQKQFRNLRNATDFRYGYKLVEKTDLRSALMPRDVVELPTQDQLKTVIDKVKDFFGDAKESFGKMSTLNTTSDEGEEGTSAEKPK from the exons ATGGAAGTGGGTATGTCACTAAACCCTCTAATTAGACTACCCATGAAGTCAAATTCAAGAATAATTGATGAAACTTCATCAATTATCAGGCACTCTTTCATTTCTACAAGAACAAAATTCCCCAAATCAAACAAAGGACAACATCTGCAATTTGTGGTGGAAGCTAAGGGTAAAAGGGGAATGACTGAGCGTCAGTTCAAAcgccctcctcctcctcctttgCCCAAGATTGAAGATGATGGCAATCCTCGTTTTGTCATCTTCATTCGTATGGCCAAT GTTTACCTATGGTACCCGCTTAATCTAGTTACTGGTGGCACAACTGCAAAGATCATGGTTGCTGCAAAAGATAATTTCCTGGGGAAATACATTTACAAGGATACTATTGCAAGAAATCTTGCTGCAGTGGTTTATCGT GACGAAAAGGGGTTGATAAAGATTGCACAGAAGCAATTCCGCAATTTAAGGAATGCAACTGACTTCAGATATGGCTACAAGCTCGTT GAAAAAACTGATCTAAGATCTGCTCTTATGCCTAGAGATGTTGTTGAG CTCCCAACTCAAGATCAACTCAAGACAGTGATCGATAAAGTTAAGGATTTCTTCGGAGATGCAAAGGAATCCTTTGGTAAAATGTCGACATTAAACACGACTTCAGACGAGGGGGAAGAGGGAACTTCTGCAGAAAAACCCAAGTGA